The Myxococcota bacterium DNA window GAAGCGCGGCGTGCTCTACGACGGCATCGGCGCCGTCGACGCCGGTAACTCGCTCGCCCAGACCGCCGCGCTCTGGGAGCGGCTCACACGCGCGGGCAACGGCGCGTTCACGGTCTCGGGCACGGTGTTCGCCGCCGAGAGCTCGTTCACCGACTCCGACGTGAACGACACCTCGACCGTCGCGGTCTCGAACGACGAGTTCTACTCCGCGCAGCAGATCCCCGTGCCGGCGACCGTGGGCGGTTACGTGAACCGGCCGCACGTCGGGGCGGACGGCAACTCGTGGGAAGGCGGCGACGACCGCGACCGCTACAAGGTCGTGAACCTGAAGGCCGGCCAGGTGGTGGCCTTGGTGATCGGCGACGACCCCACGACCTCGGACCTGCAGCTGTGCGTGATCGGCCCGTCCGAGCCCGACGGCGCCTGCTCGTCGGACGACACCGCGTCGGTCAAGACCTACGTGGCGCCCGCGGACGACATGTATTTCCTCGAGGTCACGATCGACGACGACTGCAACTGCTCCGGCACCTACACGCTCGCGATCGGGCAGGCCGCGCCGTCGGCGGCGCTGCATGCCGAGCGCATCGACGCCGACTTCGTGCCCGGCGAGCTGATCGTGAAGCTGAAGACGCAGGCCACGGCCGCCGGGGGCGCGGCGGCCGCGCGCGCGAACGCGCTCGTCGCGGAGCTCGGGCTCGTGAAGTCCGCCGGCGACGAGTCACGGCCCATGCTCATGCGCCTGCCCACGGGCAACGCGCGCGCGGCGGCGTTCCAGCGCCTGGGCGTGGCGAACCAGCAGAAGTCACTCCAGGTCCAGACCCTCTCCGACGCGGCGATCGCCAAGCGCGAGACACAGCTCGCGCGGCGCGCGCTGCGCAAGCGGGCGGACGTGGAGTCGGTCTCGCTCAACACCATCCTGCAGCCGAGCGTCGTGCCCAACGACCCGTTCTTCGACCTGCAGTGGCACTACCCGCTGATCCACCTGCCCCAGGCCTGGGACATCACGACCGGCGATCCGAACGTGGTGGTGGCCGTGGTCGACACGGGCGTGCGCCTGGACCACCCCGATCTCGCGGGCAGCTTCGTCGCCGGCTACGACTTCATCCAGGATCCGGTGCGCGCGCGCGACGGGAACGGCATCGACCCCGACCCCAACGATCCCGGCGACAAGGGCGCGGGCTCGGGCAGCTCGTTCCACGGAACTCACGTGGCGGGCACGATCGCGGCCGCGACCAACAACGGCATCGGCGTGGCCGGCGTCTCGTGGGGCTCGAAGGTCATGCCGGTGCGCGTGCTCGGCAAGGGCGGCGGCACCCTGTACGACGTGATGCAGGGCGTGGCCTTCGCCGCCGGCCTGCCCAACGACTCGGGCACGCTGCCGGCCAAGAAGGCCGACATCATCAACCTGTCACTCGGCGGCGGCGGATACGACGCCAGCGCGCAGGCGCTCTTCAACCAGGTGCGGGCGCAGGGAGTCATCGTGGTGGCGGCCGCCGGCAACCAGGCCACGAGCGCCCCCTCGTACCCGGCCGCGTACGACAACGTGGTCTCGGTCGCGGCCGTCGACCTGAACCGCAACCCGGCGCCTTACTCGAATTTCGGCACGACGGTCGACGTCGCGGCGCCCGGCGGTGACACGTCGGTGGACCGCAACGCGGACACGTTCGCGGACGGCGTGCTCTCGACGCTGGCCGACGACACGGTGAGTCCACTGACCTTCGGCTACGTGTTCTACCAGGGCACGTCGATGGCGACGCCGCACGTGGCCGGTGTGTTCGCGCTGATGCGCTCGGTGAATCCGGCGCTCACGCCGGCGCAGATCGACGCGCTGCTCGCCAACGGCGACCTGACCCAGGACCTGCTCGCGCCGGGCTACGACACGCAGACCGGCTGGGGGCTGATCGACGCCCAGGCCGCCGTGATCGCCGCCGGCGGCACCCCGGTGGGCACGGGCACGCCGCTGGCCGTGACTCCGCCGACGCTGAACTTCGGGGTCTCGCTCGACACGCTCGACTTCGGCGTCTCGAACGTCGGCCCCGACCCGCTCACGATCACGAGCGTGACCGTGCAGAACGCGGGCTCCAACACCTGGCTGCACGTGGCCGCGCACGGCGTCGACGGCTCGGGGCTCGGAACCTATCGCGCGACCGTCGACCGCACGAGCCTGGCGATGAACAACTACTCGGCCACGATCGACGTGGCGTCGAGCAACGGCACGGCGCACGTGAAGGTGCTCATGCGCGTGGGCGGGCCGACCGCCTCGGACACCGGCTTCCAGTACGTGCTCCTGGTCGACGCGCAGTCACTCACCGCGATCGACGAGGTCGCCCTGCCCGCCAGCAACGGCACCTATCCCTACGCCTTCCAGAACGTGCCGCAGGGCGACTATCTGCTGATCGCGGGCAGCGACATGGACGACGACGCGCTGATCTGCGACGGCGGCGAGGCCTGCGGCAGCTACCCGACGCTCGACCTGCCCACGCCGCTCACGGTCGACGCGAACAAGTCGGGGATCGACTTCGGCGTGGCGTTCCGGCAGTCGATCCGCTCGGCCGGAGCCAGCGCGCAATCGGCGCTGCCGCCCGCCGGGATCCTGCGCAAGACGCGCTGACTCTAGCCCCGGCCCAGCTTGCGCACGGGCTCGTGGCGCGGGCAGCTCACCAAGTGGTCGTTCACCAGGCCCACCGCCTGCATCAGCGCGTAGCAGATGGTCGAGCCCACGAACTTGAAGCCGCGCCTGGCCAGGTCCTTGGAGAGCGCGTCGGACTCGGGCGTGCGCGCGGGCACGTCGGAGAGACTGTGGAAGCGGTTCTGCTTCGGCTTGCCGCCGACGAAGTCCCACAGGTAGGCGTCGAAGCTGCCCCGCTCGTGAGTCACGTCGAGGAACAGGCGCGCATTCGCGACCGCGGCGGCGACCTTCTGGCGGTTGCGCACGATGCCCGGGTCGGCGAGCAGCTTCGCCTGACGCTTTTCGGTGTAGCGTGCCACCTTCGCGGGCTCGAAGCCGTCGAAGGCGCGCCGGTAGTGTTCGCGTTTGCGCAGGATCGTGAGCCAGGAGAGACCGGCCTGCGCGCCCTCGAGGATCAGCATCTCGAACAGGTGCCGGTCGTCGTGCGAGGGCACGCCCCACTCCTGGTCGTGGTACGGGAGATACAGGGGGTCCTTCTGCGCCCAGCCGCAGCGCTCGCTCACGCGGCGAACTCCGCGAAGATGCGCGCGCAGTCGACGCGCGCGCCGATGTGCGCGAGCAGGAGATAGCTGCCGGCCAGCTTGCGGTGCAGGAACAAGAGCTCGGTAGGCGGCGCGTGCAGGCCGCGCCGCGTGTAGGCGTCGAGGCCGAGGTCGCGCACCTCGCGCGCGAGCTGCGCCCCCGCGAAGTCGAACGGCCCGGGGCGCGCCAGCGGCTCGGCGACGCGCAGCGAGAGCTGCGCGAACGCGGCGCGCGCCTCGGGTGACTCGTCGCCGCGCAAGAGCCCGAGCTCGCGGCCGAGCTCCTCGACCTCGGCACACTCACCCGCCACCGTGGCCGCCATCAGCTCGCGGTAGTGGTCGGTGAAGTGGCGCGAGAAGCTGCGCACGGAGCCGAAGTCGAGCAGCGCCACGCGCTCGTGCTTGGGCTCGTACAGGTAGTTGCCGAAGTTCGGGTCGGTCTGCACGAAGCGGAACTCGAACAGCTCGCGGAACACCAGCCGCAAGAGCTTCTCCCCCACCTCGTCGCGCAGCCGCTGCGGATGACTCGGCGAGCGCAGGTCCTCGATCGGCAGCGCGCGCACGCGGTCGCTCGCCAGCACGCGGCGCGTCGACAGGTCGGCGTGCACGCGCGGCACCAGCACGCCGGGGTCGTCGCCCACGAGCGCGCGGTACTGCTCCTGACTGCGCGCCTCGCGCGCGTAGTCGGCCTCGCGCCGCAGCTCCTCCTTGAGCTCGGGCAGCACCGAGTCGACGTCGAGCCCGGCCGGCACGAGCCGCAGCGTGCGCAGCAAGAGCGCCAGGTTGTCCACGTCGCCGTCGATGCTTCGCTCGACGCCGGGATACTGGATCTTCAGCGCGAGCTCGCGGCCGTCGCGCGCCTGCGCGGCGTGCACCTGGCCGATCGACGCCGCGGCGAGCGGGTCGAAGTCGAACTCGATAAAGCGCTTCTTCCAGTCGCGCCCCAGCTCGAGCTGCAGCACCTGACGCACCTGCGCCTCGGGCATGACGTGCGCATGACTCTGCAGTGTGGCGAGTGTCTCGCGCAGCGCCGGCGAGAGCAGGTCGTTGCCCTGCAAGGACAGGAGCTGGCCCAGCTTCATGGCCGCGCCGCGCAGGTCGGCCAGCGTGTCGGCCACGCGCCGCGCGTTGGCCCGGTTCAACAAGAGCGAGCCGTCCTTCTCGCCCGCGCCCGCGATCCGGCGCAGCGCCTCGAGCGCCGACTCACCGGCGATCGCCGCGAACAGCCCCGCCACGCGCGCGATGCGCTCGGCGCGGCCTTCGGGGACGCGGCTGGTCTTCCGCGCGCGCTCCTCGTCCATTCGCGAGATGTTAACGCCCGCGGAACACCGGCTCGCGCTTTTCGAGCAGAGCTTTCACACCTTCCTTGGAGTCGTCGGTCTCGAGCGTGCGCGACTGGGCGTGCGCCTCGGCGCGCGCGGCGCTGACGGGGTCCCAGCTCATGTTCTGGTAGAGCGAGCGCTTGGTCCAGCGCACGGCGATGGGCGCAGCCGAGGCGATCTCGCGCGCCAGCTCCATGGCCTTGGGCAGCACCTCGCTCTCGGCCACGGCGTAGTTCGCGAGCCCGAGCTCTGCGGCTTCGGCGCCCGAGAGCAGCCGGCCGGTGAACAGGAGCTCGGCGGCCTTGGGCACGCCGACCAGCCGCGGCAGGAAGTAAGTCGTGGCCATGCCGGGGTGCAGGCCGAGCTTGGTGAAGTTCGCGCCGTACTTCGCGTCGCGGTTGGCGACGCGGATGTCGCACACCAGCGCGAGCCCGAGCCCGCCGCCGATCGCGTGGCCGTTCAGCGCGCCGA harbors:
- a CDS encoding S8 family serine peptidase, with translation MALCALAALPARAGTDPALACAKRQLSAASRLHRVSHGCWAHAFSSLSFDLAKCLVKAEDSFRKSYASAADKAAKSGAQCGLRMNVDSLLSLAAGDVDPLVSEVAGDVNFASSTDRKLRSKLVSAMASFSKRAFDAELDFVTRDDSDRLAEKLAQARSKLDQTFASQIASSAKRGVLYDGIGAVDAGNSLAQTAALWERLTRAGNGAFTVSGTVFAAESSFTDSDVNDTSTVAVSNDEFYSAQQIPVPATVGGYVNRPHVGADGNSWEGGDDRDRYKVVNLKAGQVVALVIGDDPTTSDLQLCVIGPSEPDGACSSDDTASVKTYVAPADDMYFLEVTIDDDCNCSGTYTLAIGQAAPSAALHAERIDADFVPGELIVKLKTQATAAGGAAAARANALVAELGLVKSAGDESRPMLMRLPTGNARAAAFQRLGVANQQKSLQVQTLSDAAIAKRETQLARRALRKRADVESVSLNTILQPSVVPNDPFFDLQWHYPLIHLPQAWDITTGDPNVVVAVVDTGVRLDHPDLAGSFVAGYDFIQDPVRARDGNGIDPDPNDPGDKGAGSGSSFHGTHVAGTIAAATNNGIGVAGVSWGSKVMPVRVLGKGGGTLYDVMQGVAFAAGLPNDSGTLPAKKADIINLSLGGGGYDASAQALFNQVRAQGVIVVAAAGNQATSAPSYPAAYDNVVSVAAVDLNRNPAPYSNFGTTVDVAAPGGDTSVDRNADTFADGVLSTLADDTVSPLTFGYVFYQGTSMATPHVAGVFALMRSVNPALTPAQIDALLANGDLTQDLLAPGYDTQTGWGLIDAQAAVIAAGGTPVGTGTPLAVTPPTLNFGVSLDTLDFGVSNVGPDPLTITSVTVQNAGSNTWLHVAAHGVDGSGLGTYRATVDRTSLAMNNYSATIDVASSNGTAHVKVLMRVGGPTASDTGFQYVLLVDAQSLTAIDEVALPASNGTYPYAFQNVPQGDYLLIAGSDMDDDALICDGGEACGSYPTLDLPTPLTVDANKSGIDFGVAFRQSIRSAGASAQSALPPAGILRKTR
- a CDS encoding enoyl-CoA hydratase/isomerase family protein yields the protein MSDPAVLYEEKDYVGTLTLNRPENRNSMTEDVLEGLRGAVSAARANPELRCLVVTGRGKSFCAGADFKSQIQRSDSGEGRRQLPNERSFAMYSPFLSLLEVEVPVIGALNGHAIGGGLGLALVCDIRVANRDAKYGANFTKLGLHPGMATTYFLPRLVGVPKAAELLFTGRLLSGAEAAELGLANYAVAESEVLPKAMELAREIASAAPIAVRWTKRSLYQNMSWDPVSAARAEAHAQSRTLETDDSKEGVKALLEKREPVFRGR
- a CDS encoding DNA-3-methyladenine glycosylase I; translation: MSERCGWAQKDPLYLPYHDQEWGVPSHDDRHLFEMLILEGAQAGLSWLTILRKREHYRRAFDGFEPAKVARYTEKRQAKLLADPGIVRNRQKVAAAVANARLFLDVTHERGSFDAYLWDFVGGKPKQNRFHSLSDVPARTPESDALSKDLARRGFKFVGSTICYALMQAVGLVNDHLVSCPRHEPVRKLGRG
- a CDS encoding AarF/ABC1/UbiB kinase family protein; protein product: MDEERARKTSRVPEGRAERIARVAGLFAAIAGESALEALRRIAGAGEKDGSLLLNRANARRVADTLADLRGAAMKLGQLLSLQGNDLLSPALRETLATLQSHAHVMPEAQVRQVLQLELGRDWKKRFIEFDFDPLAAASIGQVHAAQARDGRELALKIQYPGVERSIDGDVDNLALLLRTLRLVPAGLDVDSVLPELKEELRREADYAREARSQEQYRALVGDDPGVLVPRVHADLSTRRVLASDRVRALPIEDLRSPSHPQRLRDEVGEKLLRLVFRELFEFRFVQTDPNFGNYLYEPKHERVALLDFGSVRSFSRHFTDHYRELMAATVAGECAEVEELGRELGLLRGDESPEARAAFAQLSLRVAEPLARPGPFDFAGAQLAREVRDLGLDAYTRRGLHAPPTELLFLHRKLAGSYLLLAHIGARVDCARIFAEFAA